The genomic stretch TTCCATCAATGGACCTTCGCGACCCCTCTTTGCTGCGCCAGGCTGCTCTCGTTGGAGGCAACTGGATCGAAGCTGATCCGACACATGCCATCGCTGTAGCGAACCCGGCGACCGGCGAGTTGGTAGGCTACGTCCCAAAGCTCGGCGGCGCCGAAACGCGCACCGCCATTGAGGCTGCTTGTATTGCGCAGAAAGGATGGGCGGCGAAGACCGCCAAGGAGCGCGCTGGCATCCTGCGCAAATGGTTCGAGCTGATGACGGCGAACCAGGATGATCTCGGCCGCATCCTCACGCTCGAACAGGGCAAGCCGATCGCCGAGGCAAAGGGCGAAATCGCCTATGGGGCGAGTTTCGTCGAATGGTTCGCCGAAGAGGCCCGTCGCCTCTACGGCGACATTGTGCCGGGGCATCAGCCCGACAAGCGCATCCTCGTGATGAAGCGGCCGATCGGCGTCGTCGCGGCGATCACACCGTGGAACTTTCCCAATGCCATGATTACGCGCAAGGCGGGTCCGGCTTTTGCCGCTGGTTGTGCGATGGTGCTGAAGCCTGCTTCGCAAACCCCGTTTTCGGCCATCGCGCTCGCCGTTCTGGCTGAGCGCGCGGGTCTGCCCAAGGGCCTGTTCAGCGTCGTCACCGGCCCGGCCAGGGAGATCGGCGGCGAGATGACGGCCAACCCAACCGTGCGCAAGCTAACCTTCACCGGCTCGACCGAAATCGGCGCGGAACTCTACCGGCAAAGCGCCCCAACCATCAAGAAGCTCGGCCTTGAACTCGGCGGCAACGCACCCTTCATCGTCTTCGACGATGCCGACCTCGACGCCGCCGTAGAAGGTGCGCTGATTGCCAAATTCCGCAACAATGGCCAGACCTGCGTTTGCGCCAACCGTCTCTATGTTCAGGAATCGGTCTACGACGCCTTTGCGGAAAAGCTGGCCACCGCTGTTGGCAGCCTGAAGACCGGAAACGGCTTCGACGAAGGTGTCGTTCTCGGCCCGCTGATCGATCAAGCCGCGCTGGAGAAGGTCGAGGAACATATCGCCGACGCGACGTCCAAGGGTGCGCGCATCATACAGGGCGGCAAGCGCCATGGGCTCGGCGGTACCTTCTTCGAGGCGACCGTGCTGGCCGATGTCCGTCGTGATATGGCCGTAGCCAGCGAGGAGACCTTCGGTCCGGTTGCGCCACTCTTCCGTTTCAAAGACGAAGCCGACGTGATCGCCCAGGCCAACGATACGGAATTCGGCCTCGCCTCGTATTTCTACGCGAAGGACCTGGCCCGCGTTTTCCGGGTCGCCGAAGCGCTCGAATACGGCATGGTCGGCGTCAATACCGGGCTGATCTCGACGGCGGAAGCGCCCTTCGGTGGCGTGAAATCGTCCGGGCTGGGGCGAGAGGGGTCACGCTACGGGATCGAGGAATTCACCGAGATCAAATACGTATGCCTCGGCGGCATTGCCTAGACAACTCACCAACGTTCCAGCTGTTTTCGCTCAAAGGATTTCGCCATGCCGGCGCCAAGAAACTTGTTCAAGCAGGCTTTGAAGAAAGGCAATGCGCAAATTGGCCTGTGGCAGGCGCTGGCCAACCCCTACACTGTCGAGATATGCGCTGGTGCGGGCTATGACTGGTTGCTGCTCGATGCCGAACACGCACCCAATGACGTGCCTTTGCTTGTCTCACAATTGCAGGCGATGAAGGGAACGGCGAGCCAGGCCGTGATCCGCCCGGTCGTCGGCGAAAGCTGGATCATCAAACAGTTGCTCGACATCGGCGCGCAGACGCTCTTGGTGCCCATGATCGAGAGCAGGGCTCAGGCCGAGGCAATGGTGAAGGCAGTGCGCTACCCGCCGCACGGCGTGCGCGGCGTGGGCGCAGCGCTCGCACGTGCGTCTGCCTTCAACCGCATTCCCGACTATCTGCAAACGGCCAATGACGAAATCTGCCTGTTGCTCCAGTTGGAAAGCCGAACCGGCCTCGCCGCACTCGACGACATCGCCTCGACCGAAGGCGTCGACGGCGTGTTCATCGGCCCGGCCGACCTTGCCGCCGATATGGGGCAGCTCGGCAAGCCGGGTGCCCCGCAGGTGCAGGCGGAGGTGGAGAAGGCGCTGATCAGGATTCGGGCGCACGGCAAGGCGGCAGGCATACTGATTGGCGATCTTTCGCTGGCAAAACACTATCTCGAGCTCGGCGCCACCTTCGTCGCCATCGGCAACGATGTGACGCTGCTTGCCGGTGCCACCACCAAGCTGCTCGCCGATTTCAAGGCCGCTGGCCCGGCCCAGGGAATAGCGGATGTGAGTGTGTACTGAACGGCTGCGCCACTCGCCGCTGGCTATCTCAGCCCAGTTGACCCCGAGGAAATGGCGAAGAATAGGCGGAGGCTGTCTATCGCACCAGGGGCAGTCCACATTTGGAGATTGTCTACGCCAACTGTGCCGGTGGCCGCCCCGCGACAGACCGCCCTTGATTGCGATCTCCGCGCCGACGACGTCGGCGCCCAATGAAAAACGGCGTATAAACCGCAGTCCTGCGCGCGTCCGCGACTGCGGACAATTGTCGCGCGTTGGACGTCGGAGCCGTCACCCTGGTTGAGACAAGGGGCCGCACTCGAATGGCGGGCCGTTGTGCCCCCCGGTGATTGCGGCTCATTGCCTGAGCCGGGCGAATCCCCGACCAACGGAACCACGCCGCATATGGAACGACGAGCCGTGCGGACTACTGGCGCCGCTGGCAAGGCGGGCGTGACGAATGAGCGCCGCGCTACATGTTGCTGCACGGCCGGATCGGCGGTTTCGGCTTATACGGAGCTATTGGGCGCCTGATGGGGTCGTAGGCAAGCGAGATTCGGATCGGCTTGGCAGTAGTAGGGTGTTGAGCAGCCTCACGCCTGGCGAGCAGCGCTGCCGACATTTCTGTGACCAGCTTTCGGATCTCCAACGACGTCTCCTCCCAAAGACGCCTCCCGCAGACTGTTCGTATCACTGTCTCCGATTGTCTGCATTCAACTTTGATATACGTCCGCAATGGCGTCGACGCGACCGACCTTTAGTTATGCGGCGCGAGCCGGACCCCGAGAGAGTTCGCTTCAACAAACACGGCCAGCGTTTGCTCGACCTTCTGAGCCACAGCGTCCGTCCGCTCGATTTCATAAGCAGCGGCCTTTCCTGAACTTTCGAGATCGGATGGCGAGCACAATTATGCCTTCGAGCGTGACGATGGCGACAGCTGCCCAGAAGCCAACTTGCGCCAAATCATATCCGCTGCTGCGCAAGGCATAACCAAGACACAGAAACGGCGTGTTCCACAGCAGGCATCCAAGCGAGGTCGCTGCCAGGAAAGTTCTGGTTTCAAGCTTCAAGGCGCCGGCCGGCAAGGCAAGATAGATTCGAACCGCCGGGATGACCTGCCCCGCCAGCGTCACCCAGAAATGATTACGACGGTAAGCGTCGGCCAGCCCGTCATAGAACGGCAGTTTCAGGAATATGTATTTGCCATAACGCGCCACGGCCGCCCGCGCCCGTTGCGGCCCAAGCGCAAAGCCGATCGCGTACCAGCACAGCCCTCCAATCACCGACCCAGATGTCGTAACTGCAATCGTCAGCACGAGTGCCCCGCCATCTGGCACGGTCAATCCCAACAGCATCAGCAAGATATAGGACGGAAAGAGAGGGACGAACTTTTCGGCAATGGCGAGACATCCGATACCAGCAAGCCCGAAGCTCATCAGCACGGTGACAGCGTGCGGCACGTGCATGGTGAGCTCAGGCGCAGTCATCTGATCTGCAAATCCGGTAGACGGACGCCGGCGGTATGTTCCAGACAGTTCGGCCGACATGCGCCGAACTGAGGTTCAGCTGATCGAGAACAGAATCGGGAACCGGACAGCGTGGGCCATAGGTGATCTGATAAAACGCGCCATTGGGTCTCAGATATCTAAAGGCTCCGCTCAAGATGGCTTTAACCTGCCTGGGCAGCATGGCACGAAAGCCCAGCCCGCTGACGACAGCGCCAACCGAGGCGCCGTCAAACAGCTTGAGGTCGGCGAGCCGTGTCGCATCCATCTGGAGAACGCGGGCCTGGGGGAAGCGCGACTTCAAGAGCTGGACAAAATCAGCGCTGAACTCGACCAGCGTAAGATCCCTCTCGCGCACACCGCGCTTGAGCAGCGAATAGGTGAAAGCGCCGGTGCCAGGTCCCAGCTCGATGACGGGTCCGGTCGCGGAACCGATGTCCCGGGTCATCAGTGCCGCGACCCGGGCGCCTGATGGGGCCACTGCCGCGATGCTACGTGGGTTGCGAAGCCAGGCAAGGAAGAATGGCGGGATGTCAGCGATCGACATGCTTGCCCTCCAGGATCGAACCATAAACAGAAGTGGTGACGTGTCGTTCAGCCGCGAGGCTGGTTAAATTGCAGGCCATTAATCTCGTCCTATTCAGTGAGGGGCCGAGAACTCACACGCCCGGATTGAGAAAACCTGTCACACAAATAGTCTTCGAAGGATCGTTTGGGCGGCGTCGGGATGGGCCAAAAAAAGTCACTCGCAGGAGGTTGCCTGCAAGGTTTTCGCAATGCAGCTGCGCTGGTGCCTGGCTAAACTGTTCGCGTGAACGACGGAGCTGGACGGAGCTGATTGAATGCGCGTGCTGTTGGTGGAAGACGAGCAGGCCATGGTCGCGGTTCTGCGCAGCGGGCTGGTCCGCCACGACATGGTTGTCGACGATGTGGCCAGTCTGGCTGATGCAGACGCCGCGCTCGACAACGACATTTACGACGTGGTGCTGCTGGACCGCAGGTTGCCCGATGGCGACGGGCTTTCGCTGATCAAGTCGCTGCGCGCGAACGGCAATGTGGTGCCGGTGCTGGTGCTGACGGCAAAGGGTGACCTAGTTGACCGGGTTGCCGGCCTGGACAGTGGCGCTGACGACTATCTTGGGAAGCCGTTTGCCTTTGAGGAGCTGTTGGCCCGGCTTAGGGCCATCATGCGCCGGCCAGCCAATGTGCCGGCCGACATCGCGAGGATAGGTCGTATGTCGTTCGACTTCACGCATCGCG from Mesorhizobium sp. NZP2077 encodes the following:
- a CDS encoding DedA family protein, whose amino-acid sequence is MSAELSGTYRRRPSTGFADQMTAPELTMHVPHAVTVLMSFGLAGIGCLAIAEKFVPLFPSYILLMLLGLTVPDGGALVLTIAVTTSGSVIGGLCWYAIGFALGPQRARAAVARYGKYIFLKLPFYDGLADAYRRNHFWVTLAGQVIPAVRIYLALPAGALKLETRTFLAATSLGCLLWNTPFLCLGYALRSSGYDLAQVGFWAAVAIVTLEGIIVLAIRSRKFRKGRCL
- the hpaI gene encoding 4-hydroxy-2-oxoheptanedioate aldolase gives rise to the protein MPAPRNLFKQALKKGNAQIGLWQALANPYTVEICAGAGYDWLLLDAEHAPNDVPLLVSQLQAMKGTASQAVIRPVVGESWIIKQLLDIGAQTLLVPMIESRAQAEAMVKAVRYPPHGVRGVGAALARASAFNRIPDYLQTANDEICLLLQLESRTGLAALDDIASTEGVDGVFIGPADLAADMGQLGKPGAPQVQAEVEKALIRIRAHGKAAGILIGDLSLAKHYLELGATFVAIGNDVTLLAGATTKLLADFKAAGPAQGIADVSVY
- the gabD gene encoding NADP-dependent succinate-semialdehyde dehydrogenase, which gives rise to MDLRDPSLLRQAALVGGNWIEADPTHAIAVANPATGELVGYVPKLGGAETRTAIEAACIAQKGWAAKTAKERAGILRKWFELMTANQDDLGRILTLEQGKPIAEAKGEIAYGASFVEWFAEEARRLYGDIVPGHQPDKRILVMKRPIGVVAAITPWNFPNAMITRKAGPAFAAGCAMVLKPASQTPFSAIALAVLAERAGLPKGLFSVVTGPAREIGGEMTANPTVRKLTFTGSTEIGAELYRQSAPTIKKLGLELGGNAPFIVFDDADLDAAVEGALIAKFRNNGQTCVCANRLYVQESVYDAFAEKLATAVGSLKTGNGFDEGVVLGPLIDQAALEKVEEHIADATSKGARIIQGGKRHGLGGTFFEATVLADVRRDMAVASEETFGPVAPLFRFKDEADVIAQANDTEFGLASYFYAKDLARVFRVAEALEYGMVGVNTGLISTAEAPFGGVKSSGLGREGSRYGIEEFTEIKYVCLGGIA
- a CDS encoding response regulator transcription factor; translated protein: MRVLLVEDEQAMVAVLRSGLVRHDMVVDDVASLADADAALDNDIYDVVLLDRRLPDGDGLSLIKSLRANGNVVPVLVLTAKGDLVDRVAGLDSGADDYLGKPFAFEELLARLRAIMRRPANVPADIARIGRMSFDFTHREVHVDGVLLRMPRRELLVVEALMRRMGRMVLRETLMEAVFGMNDDIESNALDTHISRARRKFTDANAGVMISGIRGVGYLLRETA
- a CDS encoding methyltransferase domain-containing protein — encoded protein: MSIADIPPFFLAWLRNPRSIAAVAPSGARVAALMTRDIGSATGPVIELGPGTGAFTYSLLKRGVRERDLTLVEFSADFVQLLKSRFPQARVLQMDATRLADLKLFDGASVGAVVSGLGFRAMLPRQVKAILSGAFRYLRPNGAFYQITYGPRCPVPDSVLDQLNLSSAHVGRTVWNIPPASVYRICRSDDCA